The genome window CACCAATTACTATCTGAAGAACACGACCGACAAGAATTATCAGGATAGCTGGGTGGTCGGCCGGCCGATGACCAGCCGCCTGCTCGGCGACAAACAACTCTTTTACGTCAACTACGGCCGGACGCGCGACGAGGAATTCGCCGCCAAGTATCATCCGGGCCTGCCCGCCTACGTCGTCACCTGGAATCAAAGCGGGCGACCGGAGGTCGTCAGACTGGAGGATTACCAGGTCGCGCTGTTCCCCGACAATTTCCCGGATTCGCGATGATTCGCAAGCTTTGGCAATACCTGCTGGCCACGCGGCCGATCGAATCGTGCCTGATGATCGGCTTTCCGTTGATCGGCCTGTTCATCGCCCTGGCCGATTGGCGGGGGATCGGCTGGTTGATCGGCAAATTTTTCATCGCCACCTACCCGCTGGTGATGTACGTCTATTGCCTCAATTCCTACGGCGGGTTGGCGCACGACGTCGTCAATCAGCGCCTGAGCGGCAACCCGGCGGTGACCGGCGAGGTCTCGGCGCGCGAGTTGCTGTGGCTCGCCTACGGCGGCGTCTTCTTTTCGGGCCTGCTGTATTTTCTCTGGTTTCCCCATTGCCTGCTGCCCTGGTTGCTGATCATCGGGAACTGGACGCTGTATTCGCACCCGGCGGTTTATGGCAAAAGCCTGCCGCTGGTCGGGACGTTCCTCCACTTGATCGGCGGCGTGCTGCAATTTCTGCTCGGTTACGCGGCCGTGCGGCCGCTCGACCGGACGTCGCTGTTGATCGGCGCGTACTTCGCGCTGGTCTTCGCCGCCGGTCACATCAACCACGAGGTCAAGGATTACGAGCCCGACTGCACGGCGGGGCTGCGCACCAACGCGGTGGTGTTCGGCCCGCGGCGGATGTTTTCGTTCGCCTTTTTCCTGTTCGCCTTCGCCTTCGCGTATTTGTCGGTTTTGAGCCTGGCCGGCGTGATCGCCTTCCGGTTCGCCTGGCCGTACCTGGCGATATTTTTCCCACATTTGCTGCTGCATTGGCGCGCCGTCCGCGGTGAATGGACCGGTTACGATCGCACCTATCAGATCGTCTACCGCACCCTGTTCGTGATCGCCGGCGTTTTTCTCGTTTTCGCCAAGTGGCGGGCGCTGCATTGAGGAGAGCCGTCGGATGAGCCTTTCCCGTTATGATGTCATCGTCGTGGGCGCCGGGCCCTGCGGATCGACTGCGGCCCAGGAAATCGCCAAGGCCGGATACAACGTGCTGTTGCTGGAACGCGATTCCTACCCCGGCGAAAACAATTCGTGCGGCGGCGGCCTGGGAAATTTCCTGCAAAAGAAATTCGACCTGCCCGACAGCCTGATCCAGAAAAAAATCCGTCGCGTCCAACTGGACCTGGGCTTCGAGAAAAAAACCTATCAGGCCGACCGGCCGGTTTACATGAGCGTCAAACGGACCGAATTCGATCGCTACCTGGCCGACCGGGCCGTGCGGGCCGGCGCCGAATTGCGCCTGCGGCAGACGGCGATGAATTACGATCCGTTCCACAAGGTGCTGACCGTGCTCGACCGCCCGAGCGGCGTCCAGTGGCAGGCGACGGCGAACATCGTCGTCTTCGCCGACGGCGTCCGTTCGCTGGCGTTCAGCGAATGCGGCCTCGGCGTCGACCCGAGCCGCGAGCCGATCGTCGGCCTGGCCTACGAACTGGGCTATCCCGACAATCCGCACGACGCGTTTGAGTTTTTCTTCGACGAGCAGAAATTGCCCTACGGCTACTATTGGGTTTTCCCGACGCGCGACACGCTGAACGTGGGCGTCGGCGGCCCGGTGAAAAGCATCGGCAAACAGGCCAAGGACTTTCTGCTGAAGTTCATCGACAGCCGCGAGGATTTGCGCGGCCGGGCGGCGGTCCGCAAGACGGCCGGGATGATCCCCAGTTACGTGGCCTCGCGCCTGCACGGCGACGGCGTGCTGGTGGTCGGCGACGCCGGCGGCTTCGTCAATCCGCTCACCGGCGGCGGCATTTTCCTCGGGATGGTCAGCTCCCAGCTCGCGGCCCGCACCGCCAACGAAGCCCTGCGCGAAGGGCGCACCGACGGCGCGTACCTCGCCCGCTATTCCTGGCGCGTCAAGTCATCGCCCTTCTACCTCGGGCTCAAGACCTTCCACGGTCTGGTGACCTACAGCCAGAATCACTTGAAACGGACCGGCAAGCCGGTGCTCGGCAAAATTTTCAAGCTCTATTCCGACATCGGCGATTTCACGCTGCGGCACCTGTAGCCGCGCCGCTCGTCGCTACTCGCCCAACGCCGGCACGATCGTGTCGCGGGCGAATTGCGCGAAGGTCGTCGGGGTCCGCCAATCCGGCACGGTCGTCAAACCCTTCAGCAACAGGCCCGAATCGAACGCCTGCGCCAGTTCTACGTACTGGCCGGCCACGTCGGCGCTGATTCCCAGGCCGACGAGCGCGTCCCGGACCTGGTCCGGCGAGACCTGGACGTACTCGATCGGCCGGCGGATTTCCCGGGAAATGATCGCCGCGATCTCGCCGTAACTCAAATCTTCCGGGCCGAAAAAGGTCAGCACGCGGCGACCGGACCAGCTCAGGTCGGCCAATTGCTTCGCTGCCACTTCGGCGATATCGCGCGTGGCGATCATCGGCACCCGAACCGCCGGCGAAACCGCCTGAAACAGCGCGCCCATCTGTTTCATCGTTTCGAGCGAACCGAGGATGTTCTCGTAAAACGCGGCCGGGCGCAGATGCGTGACGTTCGCGGCCACGCCGTCGAGAATTTTTTCGATATCGTGCAGGCCGTTGACCGGTCCCGCCCCGCTGCCCAGATGGGCGCCGAGGCTGGACAGGTGAACCACGTGCGCAATGCCGTTTTTCTGAATGGCTTCGGCGGCGATCCGCCCCAATTCGCGCTGATAGGCGCGGAAATCGGCCACCTCGACGTTTGGCGGCGTCAGCCAGAAAAGCGCCTTGGCACCTTGCGTGGCCTCCCGCACGAACCCAGCATCGTTCAGCGACCCCTGCTTGACCGTCGCCCCCATGACCGCAAACCGCGCCACATTTTCCGGGTGCCGAGCCAGCAGAGTCACTTTTTTACCCGCCTGCAGCAGAATTTCCGTCAACCGCGAACCGATTTTTCCGGTCGGAGTGGTGATGACGATACTCATGATGGCATCCCCCATATTTGACAACCATTCTCAACAAATGAAATATAGGGACGAATCCTGAAAAGACAATCCGGCGCCGGATTATTGGATTGGGTAATCTTCGATACTAACGGGCGTCGTACTGCTCGGCGCTCAGGCCGCGCCGCTGGAAAAAGCCGCGCATTTTATCGAGCAGCCCCGATTCGATTTTTCGCGCCCGCTCTCGCGAGAAGCTGAATTCGTTGCCGATTTCCTGCAGCGTAAGCGGTTCGTCGGTCAATAGGCGATTGTAGAGAATGAACTTTTCCTTGTCCGAAAGGCGCGGTTCGAGGTCGGCGATGGCCTCGCGCACCATCCGGCGCTCCTGGCCGACCGCAATCGCCTCGTCCGGCTGAGATTCGTGCGCGGGGAAAAGGTCGCTGACCGTTTCCTTGCCCTTCTCGCCGACCGGCATGTCCAGCGAAACATCGTTGCTGCCCAGGCGGCCTTCCATTTCCACGACCTCACGCTCGGAAACGTGCAACGATTGACCGATCAACTGCGCCGTCGGGACGATGCCGCGCGCTTCCAGGCGGGCCTTTTCCTTCTTGAGGTTGAAGAACAGCTTGCGCTGCGCCTGGGTCGTGCCGATCTTCACCATTTTCCAGTTGTTGAGGATGTAACGGATGATGTAGGCGCGAATCCACCACGAGGCATAGCTGGACAGCTTGACGTCTTTGTATGGATTGAACTTCGCCACGGCCTGCATCAGGCCGATGTTGCCTTCCTGAATCAGATCCATCACCTGCATGAATTGGCGGCGGTACTCGAAGGCGATCTTCACCACCAGGCGCAGGTTGCCCAGCACGAGGCGGACGCCGGCTTCCTTATTGCCGTTTTCGAACAAATCGACGGCAAAGTTGTATTCTTCTTCCGGAGTCAGTAGCGGTAGTTCCCGCAACCGCGCCAGATAGGTTTCCAGCGGACCGGTCGTGACCAGACTTTGCTGGGGCGATCGGATCAGCGCGGTTTCGGGTTGGATTTTTTTTGCCATCTCTTGATGTCTCCGCTCGGATGTCGAACGCTTGGCGATTCATTGCCCTTTCGACACGAAAACCCTCCGTCAGGTTCGATCACTTTCAGCCACACCCGGCATTCGATGGCCGCTTGCGCTATTTACTAAGTAAAAATAAAGTGGTTAATTCCTTTGTCAAGCTCATTTCGGCCCATTTCAGCGCGCGCAAAAAAGTTTGCTGACGTTATCAAAGTTGATTTAAAATTTCCAGAGGGAAATCGAGAAAAAGTCGCCGCGTCGGCAAACGCCTTTTTCGACCACCGCTCACACAAAAAAATCGAGAAAAAACCGGCGCTTTCCTTTTCGGGAAAACGCCGGTTTTTACCTTCAACAACTGTTACCGGCCGGTCGGTTTTTCCGGTGGCCGGCCGACGAAAATCTCCTGATCCGCCGGCGCATCGACGCCGACCCCGAAACGGAAGTTTACCTCGCCGCGCAAGGGGACTTCCTCGATTTTCGCCGGCAATCGCACCTCGCCCTGGGGCCGCATGGTCAGCAGGTACTCCGGCGCATTCCACAGGTTCATGTCCACCAGCGAAAGGTGGTGCAAACCGTGCTTCAAGGCCAACGGCGCCTCGAAAACATAGGACCGCCTTTCGTCCTCGGCCTTGGCGCTTTTCACGACCCAGGCAAGGTTTTGGTTGTCCACGGTCAATTGAACCAGGGCGATGATCCGGCTTGCTTGCAGTCGTGGATCGGCGCCGTTCGGCGCGATGCCGTCGTCGAACAGTTCGAGGGTCACCTTGGCCGGCGCCAGCGTGTACACGGCGTGAAAGTGCGAATGCCGCCCCAGCTTGTGGGCCGAAGTCGGCGTCGCGGCCACCACCAGCAGCAGCGCGATCAGCCAAAGGGACTGCCGGCGCACGGTCATTCCTCGACCGGCAGACCCGGAGCGTCGAACGCGTGATTGCAATTCGCATCGACCCAGATCGGGTTGGTGATCGCGAAAACCCGCTCGCGATTGACCGGATGAGTCGTCGCCGACGTATGCCCGGCTTCCACCACGAAATAGGCGTCGCCGTCCAGCGGAAGAACCACGGTATCGTCGAACCGCACCACCTCGGTGGTATCGGGGATCACGATCTCCGTGGCCAATTCGCCGTGGTTCGTGTAGACGCGCAGGTAATTGACGTCCATCCAACTCGGCGCCTGGACGCGAATCAGCAGGCTGATTTCGGTGTCGGTCGCGCAATCGACGAACCCGCCGATCGTCTGATCGGCGATGCCGAAATTGATGAACGGGCCGTTGCTGACCTCGCTCCGGTGCGCCAGGACCGAATCGACCATGTCTTGAACCGTGGCGTCGGCGGGGTTGTCGGTGGGCATCGCGTACACGTTGCGGGCGTTGCCCAGTTCGGAAGACGGCGTATGCGAATCGCTGTTGCCGGTCATCGTGTATGTATAGCCCTGATCCAGCAGGCTGTACCAGTCGATCAGCGTTCCTTTGTCGTCGTTGCCCGAGTTGAAGACCTCGATGGCGTCGAAATTATCACCCCAGCGATCGGGATCGACCGACCCGATGCCCACCGCCGGATCGTATTTCACATAATTGAACCAGCCGGAGCTGTCGCGCGGGTGATTGATCTGCACGATTTGCGCCCCGAAATCGTTGCGCGCGATTTCCCACATATCCGGGAATTCGTATTTCTCCTGCGCCACGCCGTCCGCGTCGTAATGAACGAACGGCACGCCGTAATAGTCGGGCCGGTCCGCCCGCTTGGTCAGCGGCCAGGTGTTGAAGTGGCCCCAAACCGGGCTGATTTCCGCGCCGATCACCGGATGGATGAACGCTTCAGCGCCCTCAGCCACGACGTAGGGCAGGTAATCGGACATCGTGTCGTGATCGGTGAAGACCGGCATTTCCAGGCCGGCCGCGGCCATTTCACGGACGCGCGATTCGGCCAGAGCCTGCGAATCCACCGAGAACTGGGTATGGACGTGGAAATCGCCGGTCAGGTAGCCGGTCGTGTCGACCGAACGCACCAGCACGTCGTCGAATTCCGCGTTGTCGCCGGCGACGATCGTCACGTTCTGCACGGCGATTTCGTATTCGTAACCGCGCGAGGCGGTGATCGTGTAATCGCCCGGCGCGACGCGCTCGATGCCCGTGCCGGTCACGCTCCAGACGCGATGCACGACGTTGTCGGTCGGCGCCGCGTCGAATCCCGCCTGCAGCGACAGCTTGCACGGCACGGCCGCGCCGTCGCCGTCGATCACGAGGTAATCGAGAAAGCCCGGAACCGTCGCCGGAACATCGATCGCTGTTTTATCGCCGGCGGTCACCGTCACCGCGACCGGCGTGCCGGCGACCCGACCGGGACCTTCGGTCCAGAGTTGATAATCCCCGGGCTCGACCTCGATCGAAAACGCGCCTGATTCATCCGGCCAGGCTACGCCGACGTAGTTTTCTCCTTCGGGGCGGTCGTCGGTGATCAGCACTTCGAGTTGGGTGAAGTCGTCGCCGCTGTCCAGCACCACCGTGCCGTCGATCGTGCCTACGGCCTTGTTGCCGTCGAATTGATTCAAAGTCGCGTTGAACATTGTCGTGTCGCCGTTGCCGACGATCAGCAGCCGCTCCTGGGCGCCCTGGCCGAGCGGCTCGAGCGGAATCATGCCGGTGATCAGCGGCACGATGTCGCCGTCGACGTAAGGCGCCCAGAATTTTTCCTCGGGGCTGGTGGTGGCCAGGGCATAGGAAACCGGTTGCCAGCGGGTGTTCGTGCCGCCGACCCACCGCAGGTTGGCGAGCAGGTCGAAATCGCCCATATCGTAACCGGCGCGCGGCGAAAACGGCCGCGTCTCGTCGCCCCAAAAGACGAAATCGGCCAGCAGCACGTTGCGCGCGGCATTGGTCGTGTCCTTCAAGATCGTATTGATGTGCAGGTAGTTGGTGTCGGGATCCAGCGTGTACTCGACGGTTTCCTCCAACCCGTAATCCCAGGTTTTGACGAGGTGGTCCACGATGCTCACGCCGCCGTCCTTGCCCGTCACGCGAATCTTCGCCGAGCCCTCATTGCCCGCCGCGACGATCCGAAAATCCTTCGCGTAGAAGGCGCGCGCCAGGCCGATCATCTGATCCAGCGCCCACAAGCCGTCCATGCCGTCCTCGCCTTGCGGCCGCGCCAGATCGGCGTCGATGACGTTGCCCGCGTAACCCATCCAGCCGACGCCCGCATGCTCCGGCGAGCGGATGATGAATTCGACTTCCGAGTTATAAATCTTCAGATCGCCGATTTCACCGCGAGCCCGCGGGCCGCCGATCAGTTCGTCTTCGCTGGTGATGATCCCTGCGCGGACCTCGCCGGGGCCGAGCGTATCCGACAGATTGGCCCAAACGTAAGGCGAGCTGTCGTCGTCGTTATCATCGTCGTTATCGTTGTCGTCGTCGTTATCATCATTGTCGTCATCGTCATCGTCGTCGCCGCTGTCGTCGTTGTCGTCATTGTCATCGTCGTCGTCATCGTCAACGGCATCATCATCGGCGGGCGTCGTATCGTCGTCCGACCGGTCGTCATCATCGTCATCGCCGGTCGAACAACCGACGAGGAACAACGAGGTCAGCAACAGGAAAAGGATTGTCAATGACAATCCGGATCGCGCGGTCGCCACGAGGAAGCGTTTCATCGATTCACTCCTTTGCAATAGCCATCCGTCGACGCTGTTTCTCGATCACTTCGGTTTACCATTTACTGATTTGCAGTCGGACGATGAAAATCAAAAAACCGGCGGTGAGCGAGACGCCCGGTCGTTGACTGGGACGGCTTGCGGCAAACAAAAAACCGAATTTCCCAACCGGGTTACCATGGCGGGTAGAACCAACCATGCCGGTAAAACCGCGAGCGTGAGGAAAAATCCCATCAGCAATTGGCATAGCGGGCAGTTCGGATCAAACTGGCGACCTTGCGTCGCATAGTGATTGTGGACAAGTGACAGGCACACAATGGCGAGAAAGGCGATTGCCAGAATAATAAAAAAAGATTTCTTCGCCAGCGCAACCATTTTCATCGGCTGGAATTGTAAACACATTCCTTACTTTTTCATAGCCCATTCAAAATATTTTTTAAATCTCAATAGTAAATTTCTGATGAAATTATGGCCCTGTATCTAATCCT of Myxococcales bacterium contains these proteins:
- a CDS encoding UbiA family prenyltransferase, with the translated sequence MIRKLWQYLLATRPIESCLMIGFPLIGLFIALADWRGIGWLIGKFFIATYPLVMYVYCLNSYGGLAHDVVNQRLSGNPAVTGEVSARELLWLAYGGVFFSGLLYFLWFPHCLLPWLLIIGNWTLYSHPAVYGKSLPLVGTFLHLIGGVLQFLLGYAAVRPLDRTSLLIGAYFALVFAAGHINHEVKDYEPDCTAGLRTNAVVFGPRRMFSFAFFLFAFAFAYLSVLSLAGVIAFRFAWPYLAIFFPHLLLHWRAVRGEWTGYDRTYQIVYRTLFVIAGVFLVFAKWRALH
- a CDS encoding NAD(P)/FAD-dependent oxidoreductase, which gives rise to MSLSRYDVIVVGAGPCGSTAAQEIAKAGYNVLLLERDSYPGENNSCGGGLGNFLQKKFDLPDSLIQKKIRRVQLDLGFEKKTYQADRPVYMSVKRTEFDRYLADRAVRAGAELRLRQTAMNYDPFHKVLTVLDRPSGVQWQATANIVVFADGVRSLAFSECGLGVDPSREPIVGLAYELGYPDNPHDAFEFFFDEQKLPYGYYWVFPTRDTLNVGVGGPVKSIGKQAKDFLLKFIDSREDLRGRAAVRKTAGMIPSYVASRLHGDGVLVVGDAGGFVNPLTGGGIFLGMVSSQLAARTANEALREGRTDGAYLARYSWRVKSSPFYLGLKTFHGLVTYSQNHLKRTGKPVLGKIFKLYSDIGDFTLRHL
- a CDS encoding NmrA family NAD(P)-binding protein, translated to MSIVITTPTGKIGSRLTEILLQAGKKVTLLARHPENVARFAVMGATVKQGSLNDAGFVREATQGAKALFWLTPPNVEVADFRAYQRELGRIAAEAIQKNGIAHVVHLSSLGAHLGSGAGPVNGLHDIEKILDGVAANVTHLRPAAFYENILGSLETMKQMGALFQAVSPAVRVPMIATRDIAEVAAKQLADLSWSGRRVLTFFGPEDLSYGEIAAIISREIRRPIEYVQVSPDQVRDALVGLGISADVAGQYVELAQAFDSGLLLKGLTTVPDWRTPTTFAQFARDTIVPALGE
- a CDS encoding RNA polymerase factor sigma-32; protein product: MAKKIQPETALIRSPQQSLVTTGPLETYLARLRELPLLTPEEEYNFAVDLFENGNKEAGVRLVLGNLRLVVKIAFEYRRQFMQVMDLIQEGNIGLMQAVAKFNPYKDVKLSSYASWWIRAYIIRYILNNWKMVKIGTTQAQRKLFFNLKKEKARLEARGIVPTAQLIGQSLHVSEREVVEMEGRLGSNDVSLDMPVGEKGKETVSDLFPAHESQPDEAIAVGQERRMVREAIADLEPRLSDKEKFILYNRLLTDEPLTLQEIGNEFSFSRERARKIESGLLDKMRGFFQRRGLSAEQYDAR
- a CDS encoding CehA/McbA family metallohydrolase, giving the protein MKRFLVATARSGLSLTILFLLLTSLFLVGCSTGDDDDDDRSDDDTTPADDDAVDDDDDDDNDDNDDSGDDDDDDDNDDNDDDNDNDDDNDDDSSPYVWANLSDTLGPGEVRAGIITSEDELIGGPRARGEIGDLKIYNSEVEFIIRSPEHAGVGWMGYAGNVIDADLARPQGEDGMDGLWALDQMIGLARAFYAKDFRIVAAGNEGSAKIRVTGKDGGVSIVDHLVKTWDYGLEETVEYTLDPDTNYLHINTILKDTTNAARNVLLADFVFWGDETRPFSPRAGYDMGDFDLLANLRWVGGTNTRWQPVSYALATTSPEEKFWAPYVDGDIVPLITGMIPLEPLGQGAQERLLIVGNGDTTMFNATLNQFDGNKAVGTIDGTVVLDSGDDFTQLEVLITDDRPEGENYVGVAWPDESGAFSIEVEPGDYQLWTEGPGRVAGTPVAVTVTAGDKTAIDVPATVPGFLDYLVIDGDGAAVPCKLSLQAGFDAAPTDNVVHRVWSVTGTGIERVAPGDYTITASRGYEYEIAVQNVTIVAGDNAEFDDVLVRSVDTTGYLTGDFHVHTQFSVDSQALAESRVREMAAAGLEMPVFTDHDTMSDYLPYVVAEGAEAFIHPVIGAEISPVWGHFNTWPLTKRADRPDYYGVPFVHYDADGVAQEKYEFPDMWEIARNDFGAQIVQINHPRDSSGWFNYVKYDPAVGIGSVDPDRWGDNFDAIEVFNSGNDDKGTLIDWYSLLDQGYTYTMTGNSDSHTPSSELGNARNVYAMPTDNPADATVQDMVDSVLAHRSEVSNGPFINFGIADQTIGGFVDCATDTEISLLIRVQAPSWMDVNYLRVYTNHGELATEIVIPDTTEVVRFDDTVVLPLDGDAYFVVEAGHTSATTHPVNRERVFAITNPIWVDANCNHAFDAPGLPVEE